The sequence CATTCCTTGCCCCAGATATGGAAAGCCAGCACAATTGGATAAAATTCTAATATTGTAATATTCGTCGAGTGTAGTGCCTGTGGCCAAGCTCCATAAAGCCATTCTGTGCCATAAACTGCGCCATAACCTAACGATCCTGCTGCATCTGTATACAGGTTTAACGTGGAGTCCGTAGTAAATTGGTCGTCAACAAAGAAGGATTTTCCATTAAAGGTGTCAAGGAAATGACCCCACATTTGTAAGTCAAGCCTTACCCCACTGTTGATGTGAATAGGGCCTGTTTTGTATGTCCTATTCCTGGTTAGATCAATCAATCTTCTTAAGAAAGCGCGCCCTGGCACAACTACTTGACATACGTGATTGAGTAGTCCGACAAGGGACTGCACTTGTTTTAAGGAAACTGAGGAGCGCAGGAGGAATTCTTGAATAGTTTCTTTGCACTTTTGTAATTTGTCAATGGGCAATCTCGCCTCCATCAATCTTGTGTCGAGTTCTATGCCTAGAAATGACATAGTCGTATCTGGGTAGTAGGTTTTTTCCTCCGAAAGAGGAACCCCTACTTCCTGACACATATTGCTAAATGCTACCAAGTCTCGTTCGCAAGATGAGTATGCGTGGTTTGCGAACAAGAAATCGTCTAATATGTGGGTAGGGAAGCGTATATTGAGTTTGTTTACCGCTATCCACTCAAGGGCCGAACTAATAGCCTCAAAAATTGAACAAGATATTGAAGCTCCCATTGGCAGGCATCGATCATAATAGAAACCATTGTCTAAATAGAATCCTAATAGGTGGTGGTCGTTAGGATGTATGGGAACAATACGAAAGGCTGATTCCACATCCGTTTTTGCTAGAAAACATCCTGGTCCTAGCAATTTTATGTGTCGGATAGCATTGTCTATATTGGCATAAGAAACCGAGGATAGCTCTTTAGGAATACCGTTATTCACTGCTTTCCCCGGGGGATGCGACAAGTCATGTATTATCCGATACTTTCCTGGGGCTTTTTTGGGAACCGCATAAATGGGAGAAATGAATAGGTTCGGAAATGGTTTATCTGCGAATGGACCCACTATACGTCCTTGTTCCAGTTCAGACTGAAGTTTCTCAAAAATAATTGGAAGTTGTGCTGGATTGGGGGACATGACTTTGGAAGGAAAGTAATTTCGAGGTCCAAAATACTCCAATGGAAATCCATAGGTAAAGCCTTTGATGATGTAATCTTTTTCCCTGTCGGGGTACCCTTCTAGAAACAAACTAAGCTTCTTAGCGATTACGGGTGTTGTTATTTCTGAGCTGAGCCTTCTTGGGGCAGTTGGGCTCCTTGTGTGGCCCTGAACAGGTGGGGCAGGAGTGCTTGTAAGGGCAACCTGTCGTGGAGCACTGGCCTCCGGGGAGGTGATATTGAAAGCAGTAGCCTCTGGGTATTTTGTTGGTCTTGGGAAAGGAGGGCTTGGGGGAAGAAGATGCTAGTGCCAAGCTACTGAAGGCATCAACGTACAGCTGCGGATGTGGGACATCCCATGGTAGGTTTGGGTTGATCTGTCTTAGCTGTCTGAAGTACATATCGTACTTACCCCACTGCGCACCTCGGTCTGCCATGGATCGGATCAAGTACCCGTAAGAGATTAACTGGGTACTGCGCAGAACATGCTTCTGGACATAGATATACTGGTAAATCGCGAATGCGTTTGACCATTGTGCTAAGGAAAGGGAGTTCTTACTGTCCTCTACATTGTTTGCCACCGTCAAAGTTGGGAGTCCTGCTAATGGTTCCAGGTTGATGTTGAATTGCGCTTTGGGACGATGAGTTGGCAATAAGTGTTTGAATTCCACATATTTATCTAGCCAAATTTTCTCCTTCGTTGGTTCTGGTATTCCAGTGTCCAGAGGTAAGTGAACTCCCGTTTTATAGAGCTCACCGCTAAGGACAGATTCTATGGCAGGAGTCCCAACTACTGACGCTGGTTGGTTAAGAGCGGAGGCATTAACTGTCTTAGTAAGAGAGGATGTACCTAGAATGCTGGAAGCCAGGGTCGAGCCTAGGCCTGGGATGAGGGCGTTTGGGTTGATGGACGGAAGAGATGGGGGCTGAGGATCCAGTGCCCCACTTGTGGTAGCTATTGGCAACACGCCAGGGGTATCGGTTACATGGGTTACAGTCACTGAGCTAGGAGAGGTGTTAAGACCTACAAGTCCTGCTGACCCTCCGTCTGTTGGTAACGCACCTGGAGTCTGGGGGTCACTGGAATTTGTAGAGTTCAGTTTGTTCGCTATCTGCGTAGTAACTTGTTGCAAGTCCTCTAGTTGCTTTTGTAGAAACTTCATTGTCAGCTTGGGTTTATCCGGAGCCTTGCGAGTAGGTTGCGGGGGTGCATCCTCTGGAGATGGCTGATCTCCTCGCTCCGTCGGGGACGGATCATCCCCGGCTTCCGGCCTCGCTGCTTTGCGTGCCTTCTTCCTTGGAGGCATTACTGGGGCTCGACAATAGTAAAGCGTTAAGACAGTGAGCAGAGTAATACATCAGGACAAATTTTGTATGCATGATGACACATTCCTAGTTATATCGATTGTATTGGAGTGTCATGCCGGGTATCTGAGAAATGCGGTATAACGGTGAAAAAGCAAACCGTCAGATACAAAGGTTATTTAAGTCACTGTGGTTCTTGGACAACCCGCCCCGACAAAGCCATGCACCAAATAAATCACATGTACGGACAGGTACAGTAACAGTACCCCGACAAAATCATGTGATAAAACAAGCAGTTACTTGTGAACCACGCATGTACGGACAGGTACCCTGTTAGTACCCCGACAAAGTCATGCGTTAAATAATCACATGTACGGACAGGTACCCGGCCCGTACCCCGACAAGATCATGTGAATCAAACAATTGCTTGTGAACAAAGATCATGTGATATAAACAAGCAATTGACGCATGTACGGACAGGTATCTTCATAGTACCCCGACAAAATCATGCGTAAATAGTCACAAGTATGGACAGGTACACTAAACGGTACCTGGACAAAGGGCACGTGATATGTATACCAACATCTGTTTGGGAACAGACATTGATATTAGTCCAACGACTTTCCTATAAATTGATATCCACATGAAGGTACATCTGCGGTATTGTTTGTTGTGAATTTGAATTATGCGTAAACTTTGAATGAAGATCTGAAATTTGTGCTTGAGTACATATAggtgaaatgaaaaacaaagcacaaaagaaaggcaacaaatgtTGTCGACGTTCTGGCTTTTCTATAGGGGTTGGGTGTGGGGGGAAATGCAAACACAGCCGCTCAGTAAACGGCGTGTTTCGACTGACCTGTCTAGCTCAGAACATATTCCCGCCTTTCCTCGTAGCCAATGGGAATCGAATGAACACGTGAACAGGGCATGGTGACTGGGAACGTCTCCGAATCCGGCTTAAgctgtattttcatttcatgaaaagcCCCTTATGCCTACTTCTCCGACCGATATAAGGACAGGGAGACAAGAATTCAACTGACACACTTGGCATCTTTGGCGGAAAAACAGGTATATTGTCAAGATTGGCATACAGAATGGAAAAAACATAGAATcattacataaatatgtatCATTCTCAATATTTGGCAACACGCCAaatggttaccatgacaacggttCCATATATCTCGTGAAAAGGTTTTTCGTATAAAGGTCACATGCCAATCATACAAGTTTACGAACATTATAAGATTTCCAACATAATTTGAGTACTGGTTTACCACCACCAAAAGCCATCGCGCCTAACAAGTGGCAGGGGAAATCTGACTGCAAAACCCTCCTGTCTATTAGTCCGCCAAAGAGCCAATCAGGCAATAAGGGGCTAAGAAGTGTAGGGTGAGGGAATGTAAATGAATAGCCTTGCTTTCTGACTGATaaacgagtattaaaacatTTGAAGATTTCGTTAGTTTTCAAAAATGTCGCCAAATATCAAGTTACTTTTGTTCTACTCACCGCGTGTTGAGGGGCCAGGgcgaggggggtggggggtgattCAATGTATAAATGTccaattgaaaatgtattttagagGGAATTAAATGCCCTTTGTTGCTGTTAAGGCCCCCCTGATGGACTTGAAGTGAAGATACATCCCGTAAGGGGACAGGTGGTGTCCGTCTTTTGCAAAATATTCTGGGCAATGCCTATTAACAAGGCGGACATGTGCCCATGTAGACATGTGAGGAGTGTTGGCCACCTCATGTCTCAAAGCGTCAAGGTACCTACCTAGGCACTGATTGTACGGTATGTTTGGTGGGTTAAATACCCGTGGGAGAGGTTCTCCAACAATGATATGTCTGGCATTAGCCCGGTTTCTGATTACACTTGCCATACCAACTATGCGTAAAGCCACTATCTCAGGCTCCCAGAAGAGCTCACACAGATCATTGGACCCTAACTCAAGGTAGACATCATCCACGGTTGGCAGGGCCTTACACATTTGGTCGAAGTTCGAAACTTTGCCGCCAGACAAGGACATCCATTTTACATCGGTGTTTTCCAACCAAAAATCTCTACTCACTACTCGGCCTGATGCTGATTCGGTTCTGCTTTCAACAAAAGCATCCAGTCTGCGTATGAACGAGTGCCCTATGATTAGTATTCGTCTTTTTCTGTGACCAACTTCTGCCATGTCGTACTAAGAATCAAAAGCAACGCCTACTGTAAGAGTTTAGCAACAAGAGAACAGCCGAACTTCTGGGGGCCCCGTCACAGCTGCACAAAGCAGCGACAAAAAACTGGAAATAGAGACGACTCACCGTCTTTGCCAGAGATTCCGACCGGGAATAATCAGTCAAGAGTGTAGTCTCAAAGCAGAATACAGAGGGGGCAGAAATTGCCAACGCAAAGGATGCCAGAACGGAAAATGCAACGGGAAATGCAAACACAGCCGCTCAGTAAACCTGTGTGTATGGCCTTTTGGTGAGGGGATGTGTGCGCCGTTTCTAATCACAGCTTGGCAGGGTGGTACCACATCGCGGAGTGGGTGGCTTTCATTTCTTGGCCTTTCAGTTATACATGGTTTTTCCAAAGTAGATTACTGAGGCCAAAAACCATCAATCAAAATTCGGATTTCTAAGTTCATTTTTGTGATGTAGGTAGGGCGCTATTTTTACCTAACTCAAGAGCCCCCTATCGGCTTTTTAGGGcactgcagcgtaacttccatttttttcctCATATTCTGGGCATggtgtggtcgtgatttttgcgTGGTCGATATCTGGGACATAGGGTGAGTGTTGTAAATTTGGGCACCCTGGCGGCTTATTTACAACTACTGTGGCCGATTTCATTTCAAACGCTGGATGACAATAACTCAATAACGTGTTGACGGACAGAGAAGTTGTAATGTTTGGTATGTATATAGCCCAAGTGATGACTGACATAACAAGATGCCAATTCTGAACAAAAATTTTGAGGAAACACTAAAATTACTAAGAAAAtactttcatattttgaacaacATATGCTTTTTGGGTGGAGAAAACTCTGTGTGTATGGCCTTTTGGTGAGGGGATGTGTGCGCCGTTTCTAATCACAGCTTGGCAGGGTGGTACCACATCGCGGAGTGGGTGGCTTTCATTTCTTGGCCTTTCAGTTATACATGGTTTTTCCAAAGTAGATTACTGAGGCCAAAAACCATCAATCAAAATTCGGATTTCTAAGTTCATTTTTGTGATGTAGGTAGGGCGCTATTTTTACCTAACTCAAGAGCCCCCTATCGGCTTTTTAGGGcactgcagcgtaacttccatttttttcctCATATTCTGGGCATggtgtggtcgtgatttttgcgTGGTCGATATCTGGGACATAGGGTGAGTGTTGTAAATTTGGGCACCCTGGCGGCTTATTTACAACTACTGTGGCCGATTTCATTTCAAACGCTGGATGACAATAACTCAATAACGTGTTGACGGACAGAGAAGTTGTAAGGTTTGGTATGTATATAGCCCAAGTGATGACTGACATAACAAGATGCCAATTCTGAACAAAAATTTTGAGGAAACACTAAAATTACTAAGAAAATACTTTCACATTTTGAACAACATATGCTTTTTGGGTGGAGAAAACGAACAACCGAGccaatttatgtaaatgaggaccttatttgcaaatgatgaccttGTTTGCATAGCAGGTTGGGGAAATTAAATTATGATACTTTACTCAAAAAGTTTAAAGATTTGGCGATGGTATGAGGCCTTGGAACTAGTTGTCTGGATCAGGCAATATATGCGGTATGCAGCGTTAACGCATCACCTGATCAGGGTGCACCGACGCAGGTTGACACTTAACAACAGAAGTTCCATTGTAGACTGTATCCGCCAAACATCTCATTCATGGCCATGGCCGAATGAATCCCATTTTGACACACGCCATTACCCGAACGCCCGGCTATTTCCATACATACCTACCGATGGTGTTCCTCAGTAATGAACTCAACAGTAATGCTGTAATGTGATAAAGCTTTATTGTGTATTCCCACTTCTACTGTAAGCATTCGATGCTATGGCCTCGTCAAGGCCAATCGAAATGCTAACGGTTATTCTCTCCATATTGCGGCGCGAGCCGGGGGTAGTGCTGTAACGCCCCGATATTTGGTCGATGTCGTGTGAtaagatgtatatatatatattgaatacATTACCAcaattctgttttctttctccACATTGCAGCTGGTAAAAAGTAAATTACATCGACATCAAGCTTCATGGAAACAGAGCTCCCATTGAGTTCGATCCAAGCTGCCACAACATGAAAGTGTTGAACTCGGCTGTGGTGAAGGCAAAAATAAAAGTGGTGATTGAAGACTTGGAGGAAGTGCTACAGGAGCTGAAGAAAGTTGCAGCCGAACTTCGCGTAATCATCGAGCAGATCGACGATATTACTGCAAGGATAGACCAGGAGGAGGCTCGTGTGAAGTCTTTGCAGCTTCTTAAAGGTCGTGAAGACAGCATGATGTCACTTCTTGATCCACGCGGCCGACCGAATGGTCAGCTCAAAATTCAAACTGCCCACTGCAACCACATCTCGGACATCACGGGGGGTGCCAGGAGCCGGACCAGGTGTGAATATCCCGACATTCTGGTGTCCAGTCCTCCACAGTTTCAGCATCTACGAGAGACCGCTATTGTAGATACGCAGCTGTTCTattcccttggtgctgaaggtggTCATCGCCAATATAACACCATTGATACAAGCGAGTTGAGGAAAATGCAGTCTGCTTCATGCGTGGAGACAAAGTCGCAAACTCTAAGGACCCCAGGCGATTGTAGATATTCGCCTGTTGGCGCCGAAAGTGATACGGGCGATGGTCAATCTCGTAAGTCGTGCACACTTGACAGACGCAGTGATTCTGCAACCACACGGCTGGTGACCATGAGGAATGGGCCAATCCGAACAGTCTCTGCCGTCAACACATCAAGTACAAGGTAAATCTTACTATCTGATACATTTTGATGTATAGTTTTGTACCTTTGCTCGTAACTTGTTTACATACAGCtttttgtgtacatgtctgtGTCATATTTTGAGCATAGCAGACACGGTGGGCATAGACAAGAAATTCTATCTTTTTATACATCTGTCGTCATATTTACAAATTGTAACTTGTCTGTCTTCCAGTGTTAGCAAACTTATAGAGTCTGAGGAGGCTCTGGAGACATGCCGACAGGACACTCACTCCTACGTGCTGCACGGGACCAGGCTGATGCACACCTGCTCCGGGAGGGACTGCGGTGGGCACAGAGACACGAGTGGTGACAGCGACAGCGTCCTTACAATAGAGAGTACCGGGAGGCTTGTCAAAGGTCGGACGAGAAACGAGGAGTACATTTGTGGCGACTCAACTTCTTCTTCGTCGATATCAGTACACGACGAAACTGTATCCATGATGAGAAAGTCGACGTCAGGATGTTTTAGTTGCGCCGCGGCGTCCAACACGGACTCTAACGAGGAGCTCGCCGTGACCAGGTGCCTGAGCACGAGGAGGACGTGGCGTTCACAGACTGTTTCAGACGCTCGTCGTCGCTTTTTCCGCCCGAAAGTCGAGCTGCGTAACGGTACCGGGATAAGGTATCATACGATGGACGATCATGGTATGAAGGCAGATACCCACTTTAGGGAAAGTGGAGGGGCACATTCAGTATTAACTGACTCACAAACATGGCTAGTCAGCACTGGCTCACAAACAACTGAAGATATTTCAGACGTAGAAGCTGACGAGCGAGTGAAGAACTACTTAAGGGATTTCGTCAACCTAAGAGACGAAATAACAAAATTATGACACATCACATGAATAAAAGAGGAAGGTTATTTACAAGGAACTTGTGTTTGTGCTCattgtcctttgtttatgttGGTCTGCATTGGCAATATAGGATCATGTTTTCTTCCGACTCAGCAAATCACTGTCGTACCAAATACATGCTGAAACTACAAGCAGAATGCAGAACGGCAACATACCCTTCCCTTGCATGTTTCGAAAGTTGTTCCTTCGGGCTACCATAATCTTTTCACATTCGTCTTGAGCAAAGACAAATGACACCATTGTAACCTGCGGAGGCAATTCCGTGACAAATTGTTCACGTATAACCTTGTTGCCTCCGGCAAAGAATACATTGTGTGTTCCCATGCGCCGCCACACCCCCTGTCCCGCCGTCCTTCATCTTATCGTGGTCCGGAACCATTTACATTCATCACCTGCCGACGATAGATGGCTTCTACAGTGGTATCTCGGCACGAGAAGAATGATCGCGGAGCATGAAAGTACAATCAACGGAGACAGTAAGAATATGAGTATATCAGCCTAGCGTTTTCTTGAGATGGTTGAGTCAAAGTACCTATCAATTCAAAAATCCCCTGTAATACTGCCAAGCTCAGTGTTTTATTATCAATGTAATCCCATCCATTTGGCCGGCTGAGGACCACATTAAGTTACGACCGCTTCCTCAAGTACAGTATGAACGGTACAGACATGTACCAAGAGCACGCTAGATTTAATTAAGAACATTATGACGCACACATCATGAGGAGGGGTAAACAGAGCTGCTTTTTAAGTTGTCTCAATGAGAATACAAAAGGTACATCGTGCTGAAGCAGTATGTTATAACCCTCCTCTACGCAGTGCGCCCCTAGCATGTGACATGGTAGTCAAAGTAACATAGAAATTGGCATAACACTCAACCAGAGTAAGCCGTCTGCTTCACATCGGTGGCTTTAATGGCTCAGATGTGTATAACGTATTTTATACCTGGCATTTTGAGACGATGAAATCAGAAATCTCCGTGTAAATTAAATTTATCCGCCCCCTTTCTATAGTATTATGAGCAGTTGCCACGAAATACAAGGAATATCCATGTTGAAATTAGCAGATGACACAAGGCAAACCTGACTGAGTTCTGTTATGTTTATCATCGTACATTGACTACACTTCTGCCAGGAGGAGCTACAGGGCAACCAGTGTACTGTAAGACATGAATCTGCAGTCACTGCACGTATCAAACGCAACATAGCCTGAAGCACAATGACAATCTATCTGTAACTCATCAAAGCGCAACTACACATCACCATAAAACTACTGTGTCGTGACACGCAACGTGACCGAATTCAGAAAGACGCTTTCCCTGTCAAATCAGTAAGAACTAAGTAGTCGATTGGATGTATCTGCAAGGCAATGGTGAATAAGGGTCAAGAGTGGGTCAATGTAGGAGAATAACAGACAAGTATGATGTCCCTGGGAGTATTCGATTTCCATCGTACTGGCACAAATGTTGGTCTTGGGTCGGCTTTTCCTGGACAGTATTACAGCGCACATACAGCGGACCGCGAAAAGCTGACTAGATAGATGATCAATGGAATAGGTCACTGGCAGAATTAGGTTTAACGAAAATGTGAATGACAAAGAGGACACTCAAAACGCATTCTGAGTACAGCGGCTGAAATCTAATTGTTTCTTGAAAATGACATAAAACTAATGAATTATAAGACACACCCATGTGTGATGTCCTTTCAAAGTTGTCTTACATAAATATTGCAATGGTCCTTTAAACACTAGGTTAAAGAGTCCTATAAATTTGTAAAATCAGCTAATTTCTTCGCTTTTTCTTTCTACAAGACTCCACATCATGCCGATGTTACCGTCACCTACCAGAAACCAATCATATTTGATTTAACCAGTGGTGTTACACAGATGGTGTCATTGGGAGTAGAATCCGTATCAATGAGTGCTACATGCAGGTCAGTACACTGGCATCATGGAAGAACCATGAAAATTATTGGGTTTAAATATGTCGCCATTCTACATCAATTCAGCAAAGATCTAACAT comes from Branchiostoma floridae strain S238N-H82 chromosome 2, Bfl_VNyyK, whole genome shotgun sequence and encodes:
- the LOC118406961 gene encoding uncharacterized protein LOC118406961; this translates as MKVLNSAVVKAKIKVVIEDLEEVLQELKKVAAELRVIIEQIDDITARIDQEEARVKSLQLLKGREDSMMSLLDPRGRPNGQLKIQTAHCNHISDITGGARSRTRCEYPDILVSSPPQFQHLRETAIVDTQLFYSLGAEGGHRQYNTIDTSELRKMQSASCVETKSQTLRTPGDCRYSPVGAESDTGDGQSRKSCTLDRRSDSATTRLVTMRNGPIRTVSAVNTSSTSVSKLIESEEALETCRQDTHSYVLHGTRLMHTCSGRDCGGHRDTSGDSDSVLTIESTGRLVKGRTRNEEYICGDSTSSSSISVHDETVSMMRKSTSGCFSCAAASNTDSNEELAVTRCLSTRRTWRSQTVSDARRRFFRPKVELRNGTGIRYHTMDDHGMKADTHFRESGGAHSVLTDSQTWLVSTGSQTTEDISDVEADERVKNYLRDFVNLRDEITKL